The sequence GGATCCACGTTGTCTCCGGCGAGTGGTTCGGGGAACGTGCTGGCGTACGCGAACGGGACCGGCGGCTCCTTCATGACCGGCTCGGGCGGCACGTGGACGGGCATCGTCGCCGCGCCGAATGGTTCGCTCACGATGAACAGCTCCGGCACGTGGTTCGTGAACGGATCCGTGATGGCGAATCAGGTATCGATCAACGGCGCCGGGTTGAATCTCAACGCGTCGGCGATCTCGGCGCCGAAGCCGATGTTGATGCAGTAGCAGGCAGTAGCACGCAGTAGCACGGCTACTTCACCACGTGAAACGCGCCGATCAACTGCAGCACACCAGGGCCGAGCACCACGAGAAAGAGCGGCGGCAGAATCATCGTCACGAGCGGAATCGTCATCTTGAGCGTCGCCATCGATGCGCGGCGCTCGACACTGTGACGCCGTTTCCGCCGCAGCGTCTCGCCCGTTACGCGCAACACGCGACCGACACTCGTTCCCCAGCGCTCGCTCTGCGCGATGTTCGCGGCCAGCGTTCTCAACTCCGGAACGCCCGTTCGATCCCACAATCCGCGCAACGCTTCCGCGCGCGGAACGCCGGCCTTCGTGCGCCGCACGACATTGCCAAGCTCGAACGCGAGATCGCGGTGAATCCCGGAAAGATCGCGCGACACACGAAGAATCGCCGACTCGAGGCTGCTCCCTGCTTCGACGCATACGATCATCAAGTCGAGCGCGTCGGGAATCGCGCGCTTGATGCGCTCTTGCCGCTGCCGCACCAGACTGTCGAGCGAGCCGCGCGGAATGATCCAGCTGAGCACGAGCGCGCCGAACAAGAACAGCAATCGCTCGAGCGGCGTCTCGCCCGCGCCGAAGGCGAGCGTCATGAGCGGCAGCATGACGAGCAAGCCGACACGGAACACGGCGTACAGGAACAGCGGGGCGTCGCCGTCGTATCCGGCGCGGACCATGCGCTCGCGCGTCGCCGGATCGTTCACCCACGCATTCGGCACCAACCGATCGAGGCGCCTGCGCAGCTCGTCGACCGCCGCCGAACGTCGCGCGGCCAGGAGCTTGGCGCGCGGTATCGGCGACATGACGACGGTATCCTGGCCCAGCGCGCGGTCGATCATCAGCCGGCGCCGGTGGTCGATCACCAACGCATAGCCGGCGAGCATGGCCGACATGACGGCGACAAAGACGAGGAAGAGAAATGGAATCATCTCGCGCTCCGCGTCAGACGTCGATGGTGGCGATGCGCATCATGATGAAATAGCCAATCCCGACCGAGAGGCCGGCGAAGATCAGCAGCATGAGGCCGATCGGCGTGGCGATCATCGGATGCACGAAGTTGGGATCGAAGACGAGCATCAGCACGAACACGATCACCGGCAAGAGCGACAGGAACCGCGCCGACATCTTCGACTCGGCGGTCAACGAGTCGATCTTCCGATGGATGTCCGCGCGCTCGCGCATCACTTCGGCGATGTTGCCCAGCACTTCGGTGAGATTGCCGCCCGTCTCGCGCTGGATGAGCACCGCCGTCACGAACATCTTGAGATCGGTGCTCGGCACCCGGTCCTGCAGCGACAACAGCGCGGTTCGCACGTCGACACCCAGTCGTTGTTCGTCATAAAACTGCGCGAACTCACGGCCGAGTGGCGCGGGAAGCTCTTCGCCAATGAACTTGGTCGCGGCCTGGAACGAATAGCCCGCGCGCAACGCGCTCATCAGCATGTCGATCGCTTCGGGCAGCTGCTCCTCGAACGCGGCGCGGCGCTCCTTGCGCTTGCGCCGCAGCCAGATGAACGGCGCGGCGCCGCCGAGTATCAGCCACAACGGCGCGCCGCCGATGCCGAACGTGCCGGCGACGAGCATTGCCGTCACGCCGCAGATCGGCACGGCCAGGAAGAACGTTCCCGGCTTGATGTCGAGCCCCGCGTCGCTGATGGTGCGCGCGATGCGCGTCGTGATCGCCTTGCCGGACAACAGCTTGTTGAGCAGCTCCAACTCGCTCGCGCTGTCGTCGCGCAGAATGCTTCGCGTGTCGATACGCGCGAAGTTCATCACGGTGCGCAGGCGTTCGCGCGCCGTTTGCGCGGCCGCGAGCTGGTCCCGGTTCACGTAGAGGTACGCGCCGACGCACAAGCTCAGCGTGGCGACGAATACGCCGATCAGAACGAGCAGCGTCGTCATGTGCCGTTACCCCGCGACGACGACTTGAGCGCGGCGCGCGATCTTGCCGTCGGCACGGAAGCCGCGCTGCGTGACTTGTACGATTCGCCCGCGCGGCACGCCGTTCGGCGGCACGGTGCGCACGGCTTCGTGAATCGATTCGTCGAACTTGTCGCCCGACTTGGGCTCGATCGGCGACATGCCGAATGCGTCGACGAACCACTGCGCGCGCTTCGACAGCGCCGCGACACTCTGACCAATACCGCTGTCCGACGATGCGCGCGCGGCATCCTGGGCTTCGTCGAGCGCTTCGAGGAACGCGAGCATCGCCATCGACATACCGCGCGTGCGCTCGGTGCTGCGTTGATGCTCGCGCTCGACCGACGCAAGTCGTGTCTCGAGCTCGGCGAGTCTTCGGCGCGCCGGAAGATCGGCGTCCGCCACGCTCGGCGTCCACGGCTTTGGCGTCGCCGGTGTCTCACCATCGACGGTCGGCTCCGCCGTGACCTCGACGGTTTCGTCGAACACTCCGGGCGGCAGCGTGATGCCGGAGATCTGAAAGCGCTCCATGAAGCGCGGGCGCACCCCGGTCGGCACGAACGTTCCCACCACCTTGTTGCTCACCATGCCGCGCCGGCGGAATTCGAAGATCTCGCTCGTCGTGACGACGTCGCCGTCGATGCCCGCGACCTCGGCAATGCTGATGACGCGCCGCGTGCCGTCGGCCAGACGCGCGACTTGCACGATCACGTCGATGGCCGAGGCGATCTGCTCGCGCATGGCGCGCACCGGCAGCGAGGTGCCGGACATCAGGATCATCGTTTCCAGGCGCGCCAACGCGTCGCGCGGCGTGTTGGCGTGGATCGTCGCCAGCGAGCCTTCGTGGCCGGTGTTCATCGCCTGCAGCATGTCGATCACTTCCGCCGAACGCACCTCGCCGATGATGATACGGTCCGGTCGCATGCGCAGCGCGTTTCGCACGAGGTCGCGCGCCACCACCTCACCGCGTCCCTCGACGTTCGGCGGTCGTGTCTCGAGCCGCACCACGTGCTCCTGCTGCAGCCGCAACTCCGCGGCATCCTCGATTGTTACAATACGCTCATAACTGGGCACGTACGAGCTGAGCGCGTTGAGCAGGGTCGTCTTGCCCGAGCCCGTACCACCCGAGATCAGAATGTTCAGTCGCGCGTGTACGCAGCCGGCCAGCAGCATTGCCATCTGGCGCGTCAGCGTGCCCGTCGCGACCATGTCGTCCATCGCGAGCTTGCTGCCGAAGCGGCGGATCGAGAGCACCGGGCCGTCGAGCGCCAGCGGCGGAATGATCGCGTTGACGCGCGAGCCGTCGGGCAGACGCGCGTCCACCATCGGCGACGATTCGTCCACGCGGCGGCCGACGCGGCTGACGATGCGATCGATGACCGCGATCAGATGCGCGTCGTTGCGGAACGACGCGTTGACCGGCTGCAGGCGGCCCTTCCGCTCGACGTAGATGTCGCGCGCGCCGTTGACGAGAATGTCCGAGATCGTTGGATCGCGGAACAGGGGCTCGAGCGGTCCAAGTCCCGTGATCTCGTAGACGACTTGCTCGACGATTTCTTCGCGCTCGCTCTGCGAGAGCGGTGTTGCTTCACCGCGAAGGAATTCGACGACGGCCTCGCGAATCTGCGCGGTGAGCTGCGTCTCGTCGGTGATCTCTTCCAGCGCCTCGAGATCGAGCCGCTCGATCAGCCGGCGATGCACGTCGACCTTGAGCTGCTCGAGTTGGCTCAGCTCATCGGTCGGCGCCGTGTAATGCGCACTCGTTTCGATTGCCGGCCGCATCGAATCGTTCGGCGGCAGGAACGAACCAACGCGTTCGACCTCCGGCGCAGCGTCGACTTCGGTGGCGACGCTGTTCTCAGGTACCTGATGCTCGCCGCTGACCCGGTCGGTCGGCGGTGCGCCACCTTTGCGGCGAAGACGATCACGCAGCGACATAAACCCTCACGCTCCGCGTCACGCTCGACGGCGACGCACGAAGAGACGGCGCAAACCCGGCCGGTTCGGCGGCGCTTCCACGACCGCCGGTTCCGCGCCCGAACCGCCAAGTCGCGACGCCAGCTTGTCGAAGGCGAGCGACAATTTCGAATCCGGATCGGCCTGCGAGACCGCGACGCCTTTCGTCAACGCCGCCGTGGCGAGTTGATAGTCATTCGGCAGACTCTGAAATACTTCGGCGCCGAGGACTTTCTCGGCATCCTTGAGCGAGAGCACGTCGTCGAGCTGAAAGCGGTTCACGACGACCATGACCTTGTCCGACGCGTACCCGAGTCGTTTGCAGATCTCGAGCGTACGCTGCGTGCTGCGGAGCGCCGGCACGTTGAGCTGCGTCACGAGCACCACGCGATCCGCCGCATCGAGGGCGGCGAGCGTGCGCTCACTCAGATGATGCTCGCAGTCCAGCACCGTGAACGCGAAATGCGCGCGAAGGTGCCGGGCCATCGCGGCGATGGTGTTCGCGTCGAGTGCGTCGTCCAGCTCCGGATCGTCCGGACCTGGCAGCACCCAGACGCCGCTCGGCGTGGGCGTCAGCAGGGACGACAGCAGCTCGGCGTCGACACGATCGAGCTTTTCGACCAGGTCGCCGAGGTGGTATGCGGATTTGAGATTGAGGAAGACGCGAACGTCGCCGCCTTCGACCACCAGGTCGACGAGCGCGACGCGTCCATTCGGATGATTGCGCGTGAACGCGTCGGCCAGATTCACGGCGATGCTCGTGCTGCCGATGCCGCCCTTGCTGCTGTACACGGCCACGACCCGTCCGGCCTGTTGCTCGACGGGAATGCGACGCATGACGCGATCGAGCGCGCCGGCAAGCTCCGATGGATCGGGCGGGCAAACGACGAATTCCTGAATGCCGGCGCGCATGGCGCGCAGGATCAACTCGGGATCGAGCTTCGGTGCGGTGCCGATGAGCACCATGCGGCGTTCGGCGCGCACGCGTCGCTCGATCGTCGCCAGTTGCACCGGCGTGAGATCCTGGATGGGAAGAATGACGAGATCGATCGGCGATGAGCGAACGATCGTCAGCGCTTCGTCGAAATCGTTGGCGCGCGCGATCGATGCGAAGCCGAAACGCTTCAGCACCGGCGCAGACGTGTCCTCGGATCCTGCGGCATCGGCGACGATCAGGGCACGGCGAGACAACATCACGGCTACGGTTTCTTGATTGGCGGCTTGGACCCCATCGCCGGTTCACGCTTCAGCGCGTCGACCGCGGGTTTGATGGTGTCCGGCTTTACGGGGGCAACGTCGACTGGTCGCGGGTTGGCCGGATCGATGACGACCGGCGTCACGACGACGATCAACTCCGTTTCGTGCCGCTGGAAGTCGCGGCTCGAGAACAGCGCGCCGAGGATCGGGAGATCCTTGAGCAGCGGAATGCCCGTCTTGATGTCATCGACCTCGTTGTCGAACATGCCCGAGATGATGAGACTCTGATCGCGATGCACGTCGAGGGTGCTCGACATGCGGCGCGTGCGAAACGCCGGAATCCGGAATCCCTCGAGCGTCACCGCATTCGAGTAGTCGAGGCTCGACACTTCGGGCGCGACGGTGAGCTTGATCAAACTGTCATTGATGATCTCGCCGATGAAGCGCAGCTTCACGCCGAACTCACGGTACATGATGGAAACGGCGGGGCCGTTGGAGCCCGTTGTTCCACCTTGCACCACTGGAATCGGCAGCTCGCCGCCGGCCAGGAACGTCGCCTCTTCGCGATTCGCCGCCATCAAGTTCGGCTCGGCGAGCACGCGACCGCGGCCCGTTTGTTCCTCGAGCTGCAGCAGGTCGAGCAGATGCTTGGTGCCGAAGTCGGTGAGAATCGTCCCGAACTTCGAGTCGCCGGGCAGGTTGATGATGTCCTTGCCCTTGGAATCGGTCGTGAACGGATTGTCGGTGTTGAAGGTGCCGGTTCCGGCGCGTGTGTGATCGTCGCGGAAGAGGATCGAGTTGCCGATGGACCGCACGAGATCGCGCCGGACTTCGGCGAACTTGACGTAGAGCACGATCTGCTGCCGATCCGACGACGAGCGCACCTGCACGCGATATTGCTGTCGCGGCGCGCCGGCGAGCCACAGAATGGCGTCGGTCGTTCCGGATTTCTTTCCGTTGATCACGAGCTCGTGATCGCTGACCACGACCACGTCGGCAACGGCGGTGTCGGCGACGGAGATGCGCGTGATCGCCTGCGGAGTCGTGATCGGAAACGAGCGACCCGTTCCGAGATTCAGCAGCGTGATCGGCCCTTCCTGCGCGATCTGTAACGCCGGGCCTTGCGCGCTCGCGCTCGGGGCGACGGCGAAGAGCGCAAACGTCGCAGCGACGAGCGCGACAGCAATCGAACGAAGCGACGATCGATTCACCGCGAACCCCGCGGCTTGTGCTTGAGGCTATCGGCCTTCTCGACTTTCTTCTCCACCCCTTCCCCGCCTCCGCGATAGATGCGCACAACCGCGGTCTCGGATTGTGCCTTTGGCGCCGCCGGCACCGGTGTGACGGGCGGCGGCGCGACTGCCGGCGCCTGCACGCGCGCGGGCGCGCTGTGCCGAACTTCGGACCGTGGTTTCTCGGGCGCGGGCTCGACGCGCTCCGGCGCATTGCGCAGCTGCGAGAGCACGTCCGACGAGCTCGCGCCGGCCGTCGTGATTTGTGCGGGATCGCCGTAGCCGCGCAGCACGAGTTGAATCGTGCCCTGATTCATCGCGACCGCGAGACGCTCCGCTTGCGCCGGATCGACTTCGAGCGTCGCTGTGGATGCTTCGATGGGCTTGCCCGAGTTGTCACGCTGCACCACGCTGCCAACCGACAGCACGCGGACGTTTTCCATGAACAGCTTCGACACTCGCCGGCCATTCGCTTCGGGGGTGAGCGTGACGAGCACGTCGACGTGACTTCCGGGGTTAATGAGACCGCTCAATCCCGCGACGTCGTCCACCTTCACGGCCATCGCGCGCATGCCGGGCGAGATCTTCACCTCGAGTCCCGGTCCGCTGCCCTTGGGGGCGAGTCGTCCGGGCACGATGACGTCGCCGGCGAAGATCGGGACGCGCGTGATGCGGCCGACGAGAGAATCTGTCACCGTGAACGCATTCGGCGCGACCGCGGCCGACGGCAGCTCGGCAATCTTCAGCGCATCGAGCTTGATCGTCGATCCTTCGGAAATGTCGGCCGCCGCGACGACGACGCGACGCGTCCGTTGTTCGGGTTGCGGCTTCGAGGCCTGCAACGCGCGATATGCTCCGACCGTCGCGACGAGCGCCACGAAGATCGCGAGATAGAACATCGAACGAATGCTGAGACGACGCTTCGGCATGAGGCGACAACCCGAATCGACAGCGGACTGCGCAACGGTCTTGTCGACAACAGACAACCAGCGGTTGTCAAGTTGTGACAAGGATCACTTGTGGAGTACGACAAGGCATGAATCGGACCGCTCCCGACGGTAACGCGGACCTCCTATTTCATGCTCAAGGGGCGCGATGCCAGGGCAGCGTCGACGTCGCGCTGAGCGTGACGCTCGAGTGCCCGAATGTCCCGGCGAACGGCGTTATGAGAGGCATTGAATAGCTCAGTACGCTCACAGTCACGAGCTTCGACGAAGCGTCGAGCGAGACGTTGATCTGCGCGTCGGTCACGCCCGAGCCGCCC is a genomic window of Gemmatimonadaceae bacterium containing:
- a CDS encoding type II secretion system F family protein codes for the protein MIPFLFLVFVAVMSAMLAGYALVIDHRRRLMIDRALGQDTVVMSPIPRAKLLAARRSAAVDELRRRLDRLVPNAWVNDPATRERMVRAGYDGDAPLFLYAVFRVGLLVMLPLMTLAFGAGETPLERLLFLFGALVLSWIIPRGSLDSLVRQRQERIKRAIPDALDLMIVCVEAGSSLESAILRVSRDLSGIHRDLAFELGNVVRRTKAGVPRAEALRGLWDRTGVPELRTLAANIAQSERWGTSVGRVLRVTGETLRRKRRHSVERRASMATLKMTIPLVTMILPPLFLVVLGPGVLQLIGAFHVVK
- a CDS encoding type II secretion system F family protein, which encodes MTTLLVLIGVFVATLSLCVGAYLYVNRDQLAAAQTARERLRTVMNFARIDTRSILRDDSASELELLNKLLSGKAITTRIARTISDAGLDIKPGTFFLAVPICGVTAMLVAGTFGIGGAPLWLILGGAAPFIWLRRKRKERRAAFEEQLPEAIDMLMSALRAGYSFQAATKFIGEELPAPLGREFAQFYDEQRLGVDVRTALLSLQDRVPSTDLKMFVTAVLIQRETGGNLTEVLGNIAEVMRERADIHRKIDSLTAESKMSARFLSLLPVIVFVLMLVFDPNFVHPMIATPIGLMLLIFAGLSVGIGYFIMMRIATIDV
- the grpE gene encoding nucleotide exchange factor GrpE gives rise to the protein MSLRDRLRRKGGAPPTDRVSGEHQVPENSVATEVDAAPEVERVGSFLPPNDSMRPAIETSAHYTAPTDELSQLEQLKVDVHRRLIERLDLEALEEITDETQLTAQIREAVVEFLRGEATPLSQSEREEIVEQVVYEITGLGPLEPLFRDPTISDILVNGARDIYVERKGRLQPVNASFRNDAHLIAVIDRIVSRVGRRVDESSPMVDARLPDGSRVNAIIPPLALDGPVLSIRRFGSKLAMDDMVATGTLTRQMAMLLAGCVHARLNILISGGTGSGKTTLLNALSSYVPSYERIVTIEDAAELRLQQEHVVRLETRPPNVEGRGEVVARDLVRNALRMRPDRIIIGEVRSAEVIDMLQAMNTGHEGSLATIHANTPRDALARLETMILMSGTSLPVRAMREQIASAIDVIVQVARLADGTRRVISIAEVAGIDGDVVTTSEIFEFRRRGMVSNKVVGTFVPTGVRPRFMERFQISGITLPPGVFDETVEVTAEPTVDGETPATPKPWTPSVADADLPARRRLAELETRLASVEREHQRSTERTRGMSMAMLAFLEALDEAQDAARASSDSGIGQSVAALSKRAQWFVDAFGMSPIEPKSGDKFDESIHEAVRTVPPNGVPRGRIVQVTQRGFRADGKIARRAQVVVAG
- a CDS encoding pilus assembly protein N-terminal domain-containing protein → MNRSSLRSIAVALVAATFALFAVAPSASAQGPALQIAQEGPITLLNLGTGRSFPITTPQAITRISVADTAVADVVVVSDHELVINGKKSGTTDAILWLAGAPRQQYRVQVRSSSDRQQIVLYVKFAEVRRDLVRSIGNSILFRDDHTRAGTGTFNTDNPFTTDSKGKDIINLPGDSKFGTILTDFGTKHLLDLLQLEEQTGRGRVLAEPNLMAANREEATFLAGGELPIPVVQGGTTGSNGPAVSIMYREFGVKLRFIGEIINDSLIKLTVAPEVSSLDYSNAVTLEGFRIPAFRTRRMSSTLDVHRDQSLIISGMFDNEVDDIKTGIPLLKDLPILGALFSSRDFQRHETELIVVVTPVVIDPANPRPVDVAPVKPDTIKPAVDALKREPAMGSKPPIKKP
- the cpaB gene encoding Flp pilus assembly protein CpaB, with the translated sequence MPKRRLSIRSMFYLAIFVALVATVGAYRALQASKPQPEQRTRRVVVAAADISEGSTIKLDALKIAELPSAAVAPNAFTVTDSLVGRITRVPIFAGDVIVPGRLAPKGSGPGLEVKISPGMRAMAVKVDDVAGLSGLINPGSHVDVLVTLTPEANGRRVSKLFMENVRVLSVGSVVQRDNSGKPIEASTATLEVDPAQAERLAVAMNQGTIQLVLRGYGDPAQITTAGASSSDVLSQLRNAPERVEPAPEKPRSEVRHSAPARVQAPAVAPPPVTPVPAAPKAQSETAVVRIYRGGGEGVEKKVEKADSLKHKPRGSR